In Amaranthus tricolor cultivar Red isolate AtriRed21 chromosome 3, ASM2621246v1, whole genome shotgun sequence, a single window of DNA contains:
- the LOC130808024 gene encoding protein TIC 20-v, chloroplastic-like, giving the protein MATTYLLTLPSSFNYMPKTHYSSSLLPLKGHSFITLTKTPTSQNPKKRLILCQSNKNNDLPDAPDKLISAICYFYPFFDGIQYGKYVVTQFTPLQVLLQPLIPAIKVYKSFPLNGVLVFFTLYFVVVRNSNFSRFVRFNTMQAIVLDVLLIFPDLLERTFNPKDGIGLDLMMSLDSTVFLFLLVCLIYGSSICALGQIPRLPIVADAAERQVL; this is encoded by the coding sequence ATGGCCACAACTTATCTCTTAACTTTACCTTCATCATTCAATTAcatgcccaaaacccattactcatcttctcttcttcctcttaAAGGTCATTCCTTTATCACCTTAACTAAAACACCCAcatcccaaaaccctaaaaaaaggTTAATTCTTTGTCAATCCAATAAAAACAATGATCTTCCTGATGCCCCAGATAAATTAATCTCTGCAATTTGTTACTTTTACCCTTTTTTTGATGGAATTCAATATGGAAAATATGTTGTTACTCAATTTACACCTCTTCAAGTCCTTTTACAACCTTTAATTCCTGCTATAAAAGTCTACAAAAGCTTTCCTCTTAATGGGGTTTTAGTATTTTTCACcctttattttgttgttgttagAAATTCAAATTTTAGTAGATTTGTGAGATTTAATACTATGCAAGCAATTGTTCTTGATGTTCTACTAATTTTTCCTGATCTTTTGGAAAGGACATTTAACCCAAAAGATGGTATTGGGTTGGATTTGATGATGAGTTTGGATAGTACTGTGTTCTTATTCTTgttggtttgtttgatttatggGTCTTCTATTTGTGCTCTTGGTCAAATTCCTAGATTGCCTATTGTTGCTGATGCTGCTGAAAGGCAAGTTCTTTAA
- the LOC130808023 gene encoding nudix hydrolase 10-like isoform X1, with the protein MSSIWCLTVFPTLPAKLHLHQHQPPYETATFPLWTTNHNSKQLPLPPSFPIYSHSFILFFFIHNFTSEFFLFTEDRMRLLPATNDDHGGVIVDMEEPMDSKVFLGALRASMSQWKHEGKRGVWIKLPIGFANLVETVVKEGFWYHHAEPNYLMLVYWIPETICTIPINATHRIGVGAIVLTDEKEILVVQENSGRFRGTGIWKIPTGVVDEGEDISVAAVREVKEETGIDAEFIEVVAFRQTHKAFFEKSDLFFLCFLQPSSFKIQKQDLEIEAAQWMPIRDFAAQPISQRSELFKRIIDLCQAKLDKNYTGFSPVSLSSSFDSKPPYLYMNTRDLHHTNQTITNRL; encoded by the exons ATGAGCAGTATATGGTGTCTTACTGTCTTCCCAACATTACCCGCCAAGCTGCATCTCCATCAGCATCAACCTCCGTATGAAACGGCGACCTTCCCACTTTGGACTACTAACcacaattcaaaacaattaccCCTTCCCCCCTCTTTTCCTATTTATAGCCATTCAttcattttattctttttcattcacaacttCACGTCTGAATTCTTCTTGTTTACAG AAGACAGGATGCGACTGCTTCCTGCAACCAATGATGATCATGGAGGTGTCATTGTGGATATGGAGGAGCCGATGGACTCCAAGGTCTTCCTTGGTGCCCTTAGAGCCTCAATGTCCCAATGGAAGCATGAG GGGAAAAGGGGTGTGTGGATAAAATTACCCATTGGATTTGCAAACCTTGTTGAAACCGTCGTCAAG GAAGGCTTTTGGTATCATCATGCAGAACCAAATTATTTAATGCTGGTTTACTGGATTCCTGAAACTATATGTACAATCCCCATCAATGCTACACATCGCATAGGAGTTGGTGCTATTGTCTTAACTGATGAAAAAGAG ATTCTTGTAGTGCAGGAAAATAGTGGTAGATTCCGAGGAACTGGTATATGGAAGATCCCTACAGGAGTTGTGGACGAG GGAGAGGATATATCTGTAGCAGCTGTTAGAGAAGTAAAAGAAGAGACAGGA ATTGATGCAGAATTTATCGAGGTCGTTGCATTCAG GCAAACTCACAAGGCATTCTTCGAAAAATCAGATTTGTTCTTTTTGTGCTTCTTGCAACCTTCATCTTTCAAAATTCAGAAGCAAGATTTGGAGATTGAGGCTGCCCAG TGGATGCCGATTAGAGACTTTGCTGCTCAACCTATATCTCAGAGGTCCGAGCTCTTCAAGCGCATAATCGATCTATGTCAAGCCAAGTTAGACAAGAATTATACTGGATTTTCCCCGGTATCACTATCATCCTCGTTTGATAGTAAACCACCTTACTTATACATGAACACCAGAGATCTGCATCATACGAATCAAACCATCACTAACCGACTGTGA
- the LOC130808023 gene encoding nudix hydrolase 2-like isoform X2: MSSIWCLTVFPTLPAKLHLHQHQPPYETATFPLWTTNHNSKQLPLPPSFPIYSHSFILFFFIHNFTSEFFLFTEDRMRLLPATNDDHGGVIVDMEEPMDSKVFLGALRASMSQWKHEGKRGVWIKLPIGFANLVETVVKEGFWYHHAEPNYLMLVYWIPETICTIPINATHRIGVGAIVLTDEKEILVVQENSGRFRGTGIWKIPTGVVDEGEDISVAAVREVKEETGNLSRSLHSGKLTRHSSKNQICSFCASCNLHLSKFRSKIWRLRLPSGCRLETLLLNLYLRGPSSSSA; encoded by the exons ATGAGCAGTATATGGTGTCTTACTGTCTTCCCAACATTACCCGCCAAGCTGCATCTCCATCAGCATCAACCTCCGTATGAAACGGCGACCTTCCCACTTTGGACTACTAACcacaattcaaaacaattaccCCTTCCCCCCTCTTTTCCTATTTATAGCCATTCAttcattttattctttttcattcacaacttCACGTCTGAATTCTTCTTGTTTACAG AAGACAGGATGCGACTGCTTCCTGCAACCAATGATGATCATGGAGGTGTCATTGTGGATATGGAGGAGCCGATGGACTCCAAGGTCTTCCTTGGTGCCCTTAGAGCCTCAATGTCCCAATGGAAGCATGAG GGGAAAAGGGGTGTGTGGATAAAATTACCCATTGGATTTGCAAACCTTGTTGAAACCGTCGTCAAG GAAGGCTTTTGGTATCATCATGCAGAACCAAATTATTTAATGCTGGTTTACTGGATTCCTGAAACTATATGTACAATCCCCATCAATGCTACACATCGCATAGGAGTTGGTGCTATTGTCTTAACTGATGAAAAAGAG ATTCTTGTAGTGCAGGAAAATAGTGGTAGATTCCGAGGAACTGGTATATGGAAGATCCCTACAGGAGTTGTGGACGAG GGAGAGGATATATCTGTAGCAGCTGTTAGAGAAGTAAAAGAAGAGACAGGA AATTTATCGAGGTCGTTGCATTCAG GCAAACTCACAAGGCATTCTTCGAAAAATCAGATTTGTTCTTTTTGTGCTTCTTGCAACCTTCATCTTTCAAAATTCAGAAGCAAGATTTGGAGATTGAGGCTGCCCAG TGGATGCCGATTAGAGACTTTGCTGCTCAACCTATATCTCAGAGGTCCGAGCTCTTCAAGCGCATAA